The Rhopalosiphum maidis isolate BTI-1 chromosome 4, ASM367621v3, whole genome shotgun sequence region TAAAAAGATTCGTCTAGGTATTGAAGGTTATCCAACTTAtaaggaaaaaattaaaaaaagagctGGTGGTCGTGAAGatgtgatttataattatgttcaaAGACCTTTTATTCATATGTCATGGGAAAAAGAAGAAGCTAAGAGTCGCCACGTAGATTtccaagtaaattatataattttgatctcatcaataatctatatattaataagtattgttcataattttgTTCCAATGGATATATAGcctaagtttttattaaattaaagaattcAATTTCTATTGGaaatggatattttatttcaatattcactaaatacctattaaaatagaGATATAAAccctttatttattactaattagttgTAAGTAATTTAGATCTAAAAGACTAGAACTGTAAATTACATAACCACTATAGTTACAcctctataataatttttagtgacGTATTGTGGAAGGAGGTAAGAAATAAGTGTACCTTATTTTTTGCTAATATTTCATCAATGATAaacagaattaaaattattgcattAGCCTGTTGCCtatctatagtatatttaatttatgctaTTAAATactgttacaataatatagggctggttttttttttgtttaaattccaAATTGAAGATACAACTATgtcattttacttttatgtattattttatttaatatatattagaaatgcataatattaggttattacatattaagcaACAGttctaaaatttgttaaaatgtatattgaatgaaaatttttattttttatagtgctTAAAGTCGAAATCTGTGACTAATTTAGCAGAAGCGACTGCTGATCCTGTTTTGGAATTAGACGCTAGAGGTAATCCTATGGGAGCTGTAGCCATAGATCCAGACATTCGAGTGGTATATGATGGTCATGATCAAGATGATGGAGCAGTAGACTCACCTCCTCCTCTGGCAGTTTCAGAAGCTGAACAAAATGATGAGTCTCAACCCAATGATCAGTAATATAGAATGGGATTTATAAATgccatgtttttttattgttgctAAACAATCAAGAGGTGATTTTCtctatatttttcaacaaacattttactattattattaataaatgcgttttttttttctaatgtcatataattataatcaatttattatcatttgtattcttataaataaaaattattcaaatactcgagtgttattttttatatttaggtataacttataatattattaataaatttaactaagaTGACTGATGAAGCAACTTGTTGAATGCATTGTAAGATGATTCGAGATCAAAAATCAATTGTCTCACTTGGGTTTCATTTAATTCATCTGATGCGTTCATAGATGACAAAGAATTTAACCAGTCAGATACTTTTTGTTTTCCTTCAAAGTCAGCAGGCAACATACTAAGCCTGTTCATAGTATCCATTAAATCCCGAAGATCCGGTTGCAATTCATCCATTGCTTTTATATCcaacctataatttattttaaacatattaatttttagtttatttacttcagattaataaaatactataaaactaGAGATAGATATTTATGTgagagatattatttataaaaatgtatacaataatattactgcagaacacatttttgaAACAGGCAAGCATCAATAggaattttagttaaaataatgaaaaacattttattaaaaatgcaacatataataaattgtaattcaatgaaataatgaattactatttactacatttctaaatataaaaaaacctacTCAGTATAAGatgggtaaaaataatatgtaatttttagttttaacaataagtttcataaatttattgaaaaaaataatcatcacTGACAAATaatcaatctaaaaaaaaaatattaaattaaaattatctatgtatacttatatatgtcACATAAGCGTTTCCAGACATTATCTGCAGGACAGCATGatgtcttaaatattataatataagtattcaaGTTTAAGCACAGTTCTTTTCCAATCATTCATAAAGGGCAGAGTGTATTCCTATGATGTATGGTACCAAgtggttaaattaaaatataccgagttgttaaataaacaaaaattaagtagaaaagtgtttctaaatttaattatcttagTATTTCTTAACCTTTCAACCTacctaattttataacttagattttaaataaattacttatcaatagataaaacgtttttaaatattaattttatattattatgttttaatacaaacCTTAGTTTATCCATTATcgttataaataaagaaacaatATCTGCAATGCATTTACTAGTATTGCCTTTATCGTCTTTAATAGTAATTGGCCGATCTTCTTTAATACGCTCTATTGCAGCGGGACAatctaatttgtattttttaacaaaggaCTCAACAGTTGGAAAGTCGTCACCttgaatttgtttaaaagAAGCTTTGCACTGAACAAGCAGTTTTGAGCAGGCGGCAGTATACTCTTTGGGCGTCACACAATCTCGTATATATGCTTTTTCCAAATGCTGCAGTGTGTTGACTAATGCATAGAAGTCAgccatattatcatatttttcacgTTCACGAGCGTTGCGAAAAAGTCTTACTTCTTCCAGCAGTTCTGGACGATTAGCATCTTGGGAATCCATCATATTTTTCTgttctattaaattaacttatttttcaaaaatttatattcatgccaaaaatacaaagtaaataaaatccaatactataaattattatgtaatgtgaGTATacgtaaacaaaaaattgttttgtgattatgtttataaatttatgattattgattagttataactaatttattagtttacttCTTTTGTGAATTATGATAGTTATAACACGTAATGGTCAATCAtcgaaaaaactaaaaaatctgAATTAGATATCTTATGGGCTATGGCTTTACAGTGATTATACCTATCatgattcataaatataatcgtCACGGACCTTATACTAGTAGTCCGtgataatcgtaataatattatcaaaactatGATTATACTACATTATCAACTAAGacaacattaattttacaacGATGGTAACTCGAATATGACTAATTCTAAATCAAAAAAGTCGTAAATCACAACTAGGTAGAACCTATTAAGGCCTTATCTAAGAGGGGTCTAAGGGGTCCAGACCCCCCCAcgaaatttttatgttttaatttaatttatattttaaaaaaatgttggatccccctcgaaattttttttcagttacggCCTTGGTACCTACAATACATTCTAGTCGATCTTGGTCTAAACTTTGATCCATGATCACCGTCATAGTACCTGAATACTCAGTGAATAGGTAGTTCAAATACCAAACAACTATCAATCCTATTGTTTTCGTAGTAataccattgattaaatatacaaatattatattataatattgtatatttaatcaatggtaATACATGCTATTGTAATTTTGCGCAAATAAAACCTCAAACAACGTGGGTAAGAACATAGGCatcactaaaatatacatgtatacaatgtattttttataatatttaaactaaactcataaataattaagtaggtaAATCGAAGATACCCTGTATGAATGTTTATAACCGTTTATAGTAAATCAAgccagttaaaaatataaaacacatcgacttttttattttaacaattaacttttttttctttggattctgaacggagcaatgcatttattgattttataataataataatgtgtgctTAATACAAAGTCCCTCATAAGTAATTCCTTACTGAAAcccaaaaatctttaaaatataaaggtatataaatgcaatttttggTTTTGGACATTTcgagttcaaattttaacaaaatttagttaactaataaacattatttaaataaaaaattacaattttaattattttgttggaattcataaatattatttatggggacttttatgtgtattaatatattattatattttttttactattcaaaaataagacatttcaaatatttagattaattgtaACCttcatattatctatttatacctactaaaaataCAAGCACAATTAGAGAAAATCTTAGTGGGTGTTAACACccccaattttaaaaataaataccctCTAATAATTttcgtgtttatttattaaaacctctgcttgtaaaaaaatctaaaacggCTCATCagatatatctttattttacgAGATTTCGTACgctcttaaattttttctatattgacgctagaattttttttttacaattatttaaagaaaaagttatgaagaaccttgtattgggatttttaactttaggtttaaatcacaaaaatgttatgaattttcaacttcaaaatccCTTGCAAAATGTtgcgattttgacatattttgtaaacatttaaactttaaatgcttataaacaaaaactgagaataacgatttttgatttttttttttttgattacgataaaatttataataaactttattacattttaaagattttttggagtgacaaattttttttatggacatttcaagaaaaaaaaatataatcgtaaatagataacgctaatataaacatttggtgaaaatttcaagtatttacaatgattcgtttttaaattacagtaaaataaaaaaatcgattttttcgaAAACTGGTTATGTGTAAAAATTCTCGTTTTTCCGTTACCTACTTTTAAGAGTTTTCCTGACGCTTTAgaaaactactggaaattttttactttcgaCCCTCCAAAGTACTAACTATAGATTCACTTTCCTTTTCAAATTGGGGCcgaagttaaaaatcaaagcactatTACTATTCCAAAACGTATGACAGccacgaaaaaaaaagtaaataaaaaataaaactacactATATTACACTTCATTGAAAATCAATACATCACTccgtttaaaatctaaaagaaaaaaagtcgGGAATAAAGGGGGAGATGAATCTTCCTAATTTCTTCCCGTAAATATGTCACTGTGTCACTATATatctacatactattataatactatcgcTATATTGACTAATGACTATTGTGCTAACTATTTGTCAtgaataaataagataataataaataatttttgattatgaaGAATGAAGATCATCAACgatatcattgattattaattatacatatagacaTTAGCATAATTAGGGGGTACTTAGGGGGCTTAGATAAGATTTAGCCCCcccctaattttttttattatttaagattaaataataatttaagcataaaatagTGAGAATGTGAAATACATCCTATGCAATATGACGTagagaattattataacagaattattcaaaagtaaattgtacaaatattaaatattaaagtttcgACCAGTGGCATTGCGGCGGTCACCAtccaatattttagttttattttgatgattaaaaatggacaaaaaacttatttagtatattttattatttttaatataccaaaccaatttttttgcTTATGTACTGATCCCAGCTTTTGGGTCTGATGATTTTTACGCTACGCGGGCTGAATAGAAACCAAAaactttattgaattatttaattgtatattgtgtGTACCATCTACAATACATTGGTATTTGGTGCACATATAGGGGTGTCAGGGGGTGCTTAGCATATCCAAGTCTTACAATAGCACCCCCCCAGCTTATTTTCagctataaatattgtttaaaatgtaattttgcaCTTAAAAGAATAcgtttaatgaatttttattgttaatgctAATGGCAGGTACTCTTTTTAATGTatctagtaattaataattttattttaaattaaatgaatatatgtTTGGTATGTATAACCAATAGTGGTCATAAGGCACGAAACCCCCCACGGGTCACTTCAGAGTTCAGGGTAAAACATTTTAGCACTCCCTAGTTTAAGACTGCATTCATGAATGTGTGTCCATGctataatatgctattatgGATAATAAGTTCATAGTCATAGGCGAAACTAGACACTTTTATTAGGGCAgtccaaataaaaaatataaaaaaaaatctattgacaactttttatagctattttgtttaatgtacatacaatgaatatataatgatattatatgatgatttggtgatatatttattggtgtatatgatataatgaatatttctttacaatttaaatatttaataaataaaatttttaataattaatacatttattaaagatatacaaaaattataatttatttttactatttaaattattattattaaaatgtccatggctatataatgttaaaaaaatacatattatacatgaatttttttaatgaaagattatatttctgtttacgtagttttaaaattattcctaattgttttcatttaaattttgataatttacacGCTTGTCCTGTATAAGACTTTTATATTCGTgtcgaatataaaataaaaaagacgaaaatattgaatttttcaatgaaattatatgaatggaaaagcaataaaattgataaactaTAACTATCGATAAGATCAAGAAGAAACTCAAGAAATGATTATgatcgttttttttatatctaaataaataatcattgacgaaaataatattgaacaaaattagttattatccgAGTTGTCACACACGGTCTTTTTAACAGGTTTGtgactttaaaaatacatataaattcaacaaacaatagataattgttttaaatagcaTTAAATGATAGCTAAACTTCTTGGacaatgaatgtattaaagtacacgaagtaatgtaaattaattacaatgagtaatttgaaaaattataaatgcccGGTCTTTTAAACAGCGATGTGATTAACGggggttaataataaataaattatttggtgatgtaatgtgtaatgtgtataacaataatatgaatcaataaattgatattaatcgattaatctattaattgataatatttataattaaatatggacATATGGTCCAAGTACAATAATCACTAAATGCAATACctatttttggtttattttatattttaaaaaattttttgtttttatagacatttaaataactgaaaaactacccgtttgaattttgttttagctaatattttttacttagatacataatttaaaaaaaaatttatctacACTTCTTAATTAGTAcaaaaaatctcaataatttgatagtatgatattaaagtttaaattttctaaaaatcgaaattttaatgaattcttAATAAAGGTGATATCTaccctataatattttatgtagttttattaggtaggtatttattaaatatattattgtttactataatattataatcattattacataataattaataaagcaaaattatattatgtaaaatgcataataatatttagtttatcagttggaaatgtaatacatatatataaactatgatGTAGTTCGTCTTTATACCACCGTCGCTACTTATCGATTATACTCTCTCACGCTCTCGAGTGGTTATtacttatgatatttttacctaTGTAGACGCGTTAATTCAAAACGATTtcaagattatttaaaaagctgATATTGACATTACAAtagtaaaaatcatacatttatataattgtacagaACTAAATCGTACTATGCTACCGCGGTTTATTTACGATAGGcaagtgatttaaaaatatgtatacataaaaaccgTACAGGAATGTGGCGCCAAACAACGTATACTATTAACATAGTACCAACCGCGCGCGTTAAGGTAAAATCCCACAAAAATCGTTCGCATTCTTGACGatctgaataatatatttttataacttcatTAATCGttttcaatacatatattatacaaattgtatatatgtattctatataagatataactatattgtcgaataaataaacaatatttttgtgtgaGTGTTATTGCGTAAtgtgtatgtaataaattattaccgaactgaatttagtatttacgatTATGACGGCGACTCAACTTAACCGTTTGGCAGTAGGACTActgcaatttttaataatataatgtaatcgcTCCGCAAACATTAATTAGGAGCCAGGAGgtacatttaactattaaaaaatatattgttggcAACAATCtagttcttataataatatattatctgaatgttggttgttttgttttactaatacatttaattacacGAAGTCCGAAAAatcgtgtatataaaatacataatattataatttatttaaattttaatcctcAATATTGACTCCTTTTCTGTAATAATTAGTCTATAAACCGTTATACGtaatatcaaacatttatatttatatttattaaaaacagatAACGATGaagataggtaaataataaaaataataatgcaactGAAAAACGACTaattaaaacagaaatattacTGTAACCAGAAAACATTACAGAATTCGAATTTTACCCGTGATTGTCCGTCGAATCGGAAGGCGTTCGTATATCACGAAACGACGTTCTTGTAGTGGGGAGAAGAGTGGTGAGTATGTTGGCAGCACTGTAGTCATCAGGAGCAGGAaggtgttttttgtttttttttgtttttttttttttataccaatatCGCCAATCGCTACTCGCAAGTGTCGAGCATGAAACGATAAGTGCGAAATCCGTACCGCTCGCATTTTGGTGTGTCCGTAAGCCGTGTTTATTGCCGCCGTTTGGACGTCCGTCGTCGCGTACACGTCGTCGCGACCGTTCGTCCGCTTGCGCATCTCGCCGCCATCGTCCATTGAACCGCGCTCTCGCCCGACCCGTTCCGCCGTCGATGTAAACGGGCCCCCCCGACCGAATGTGTTGGACGTGTTGAGAGCTGTTTGGGATTACCTAGTCTGTAACATACACATGTAAGTACGCGAGAATTTTTCACGATTTCCCTGGGCTAGCCAGATCGGACTCCGACTCGGATGAGCCGTGGAACCGATTGCAATTTCAGTtgttaacgattttttttttcgtccttTTTTTCCTCTTCCCCGTCAAATCAAAACACGAAAACACGGGAAAACGGTGGTGGTGCCATCTGCCGGCTGCCCGCATTTGTTGTCATTAtctacgttttattattacgctcccgaatgttaaaatattaatttattttatatttattattatattatatattctttcaGTGCGAACTCTCGTactaattttcttaatttttcatgCCCCTTCCCCACAA contains the following coding sequences:
- the LOC113550647 gene encoding vacuolar protein sorting-associated protein 28 homolog → MMDSQDANRPELLEEVRLFRNAREREKYDNMADFYALVNTLQHLEKAYIRDCVTPKEYTAACSKLLVQCKASFKQIQGDDFPTVESFVKKYKLDCPAAIERIKEDRPITIKDDKGNTSKCIADIVSLFITIMDKLRLDIKAMDELQPDLRDLMDTMNRLSMLPADFEGKQKVSDWLNSLSSMNASDELNETQVRQLIFDLESSYNAFNKLLHQSS